GCTAAAGCGTCCGGCGGCCCCGCTGGTTCCGGTATAGCTCAGGTTGCTCAGCAAGCTCGTCTGCACGCTGTCCTGCTGGAGGGTGACGCCAGCCAGCCAGCCCTGGGCGGTATAGCCCGTGGTGACCACGTCCCCATTGGGATAGGTCAGCGACAACATATCCCCAGCGTCATCGTAGCTGGCCTGGGTCGGGTAGCTGGTCCCACCGACCGTCAGCGTCGTCTGCGTCTCCTGGCCCCGCGCATCAAAGACATAACTGTAGGAGCCCGAGAGACTCTGCCCTGGGCCGCCGGTAAAGGTCTCGCCGGTGAGGCGACCCGCGCCTTTATTGCCATTGGCCGTGCTGTCGTAGCTGTAAGTGACAGAGGCTCCGGTCGGGCTGTTGGTGGTGTTGCGCCAGAGTTGCCGGTCCAACCCATCGTAGCCCGCGTAGATGGCGCCTGCGCTGCCGCGGGCATCGGTCGTTTGGGTGATGTTGCCATCGGCGTCGTAGCCATAGCTTTCCGTCCCGCGATCGGGATCGGTCATGCTCGTTTGCCGCCCGGCCATGTCATACTGGAAAGTGGTTTGGGTGGTCCCATCGGGATGCAGGATCTTCGTCAGGTTGCCAGTGAAATCGTAGGTGTACTTCGTGGTCGTATAGACCGCGTAGGTGGCCGGACTAGTGCCGGTATACTGCTGGGCATAGGTTGCGCGCCCCAACGCATCAAAGAGGACGCCGCCCTGATGGTTCAAGGGATCGACGCTCAGCGTCTGCACGTAGCAGGCGCTCTCCCCCGTGCCGGGTGCCGCGCAGACCACCGAGGTGGTCGCGGTCGAGGCGTGCGAGAGGGCATCGGTGACGGTCGTTGACCGCAGATTGGTGTAGGTGGCGCTCGTCCCCGGCTGCGTGCTATCGGGGATGGAGTAGGCCGCGGCGCCTGGCGCGCCGGTGTAGGCCGCGACGAAATACGCGATGCTCTCGAACACGGCGCGCCCGGAAGCATCATAGTAGCGGAAATGCACGACATCCTGCCCATTGGGCGCCGGGGAGCGCGTCTCCACCAGCCGCCCATAGCCATCATAGAAGGCGCGGACGGTGATCGTGGTGGTGGCAGTGAGCCGCTGGGTAGTGTCCACCTCGACACAGGGACTCTGAGCACTGCCTGCCGTACACCAGAAAGTGTAGGAGGTGGTCGTCGTCAGTCCGCTCGTCTCCCCCGGCAGCGTCAGGCTCGTCAGCCGCCCCAACCCATCATAGGTGGCGCTGGTGGTCTGCCCATTCAGATCAGTCATCGAGGTGGGCCAGAGGCCAAAGCCGCCTCCCGCGTTCTGGGTGTAGCCCATGCTTGCCGTCTGGTTGAGCGCATTGGTCATCGAGATCGGCACGACGGCAAAGGTGGTGTCATACGCCGTGCAGGTGGTGTAGGTCGCGCCGCCCACCGTGCAGCCCTTGTGCGCCGTGTCGCCCACGTTGGCGTCGGGATCGGTGGTGGTGAGCCGGTTGCCAAACGGATCGTAGGTGTAGGTGAGGCGCACCAACCCGCTCTGATCCGTAAAGGTGGGGGGCGTGCCACAGAAGGTATGCTGGTCCACGTTGGTAACCAGACCCTTAGTCAGCCCACTGTTTTGCCCCATGGCGCTCTGCCCATCGTAGCCCGTGCCAGTACAGCGATAGCGGTTCCCGGCGGCGTCTTCGACATCGCTGAAGACCGGAAAGTCAATCAGGTAGGTGCCGGTGGCGCTGGTGGAGGTGGCCGTCACCGCGTCATTCCACTCATAAGCCGTCTTCTGGATAATCGTCCCTTATATGGAGCGCCCCCAACTTATCAGACTCTTGGAAGCGGCAAAGCGCCGTGAGTTTGATGTGTTAGTCGTCACAGAAGTGCGTGCCATTTCGCGTCGCCAGGTCGAGGTTTTTATTATTTACGATCTGCTTCAGAAGTATGGCGTCAGACTGGAGACAACCAAAGAGAGATTTGAAGACGATGCAATGGGGAGGCTCATCTTAGGACTCCGGGCAGCGTATGCTGAAATTGAACGTGAACAATCCTACATGCGCATGCAGCGGGGCAGACGTGATCGGGTAGAGATCGGCAAAGCCCCGAACGGCCATTCTAAATGTGCCTACGGGTATGTGTTTGTCGATACCGAGCGTGAGGTAAAGGGACGGTACGAGCTAAATAACGCCATTGTACATGTAGACGCCTCTGGCAAAGCATGGACAGAATGGCGGGTAGCTCAGCATATTTTTGACCTGCTCCAAAGCGGTGAAAGCCTCGTGAAAGTCGCCGTCGCCTTAAATGACCTGGGTATTCCAACACCGATGAGGAAAACTCGTAAGGGAGAAATTGGGAAGTGGCTACCTGGAAGTATTGCCCTGATCGCCAATAATCCCATCTATATGGGTGAAGTATACGCCAACCGATATAAGTTTGTCAGAAACCCCCGATCCGGCAGAATGGAGTCAAAGCCTCGACCTCGTGACGAATGGATACGCTTACCCGAAGGCACCGCTCCCCCACTCATTGATCGCTGCCAGTTTGAAGCTGTCCAACAGCAGCTTGTTATCAATAGGCAAGAATCCCTTCGCAATAATCCTCATCCTAGAGAAGAGTTAGGATTGCTGCGCGCCGGATACGTCTTTTGTGGGGTGTGTAATCGGCGCATGTTCGTTGTGTATCCGGCTGGAGGGACTAAGCAGCAAACTAACAACCCTCCACGATATTCCTGCCATTGGGACAGAGGATTTCTCTCCACCCAGGGCAGACATCGGACGCAAATTCATGTGTCCATTGTTGATGAGATGGTGCGGACACGCATTCGTGAAGCTGTACAAAACACGGATTGGGTCCGGTTTCGGATTGCGGAGTTACGAAAGACACAGAAGCCTATAGTGTTCACCGAAGACATAGAGCAAACGCTCGAAAATGTACGCCGCTCCATGAAGAATTTGTACAGCTTAGCTGAACGCGCAACTGATGATGAAACCCTTGCTACCTTAACCGAACGGATGAACGAACTGGAGAAACAGAAACGCGATTTAGAAGGGATCCTGTACAGCGTACAGGATCAAGAGGAAGAAAACGCAAAGCTTGAGGCAGAGATTGTCAAATTTGAACAGTGGGCAGCGAATGTACGCCCGCTCTTAACCGACCCCTCGTATATTCCAACCTATATAGAGCTTCGTTTAGCAGTACGGATTCTAGGCATCAAAGCTGTTGTGTACCCGACGAAAGGAGAGTGGCCGTTTCGCTATCAGATTGATGTTACGGTGCCGGAGATTATGAGGCAGTTGCATTGTATCATTGCAGATGGATGCGCATACCTTACGCTCCTTTCGCCGGGCTGCGCTTGAAAGGGCTGTTTCTGAACCATCGCGCAAACCTGGTGTACTATCCGTGTTGCATAGACTATACCGCTCGTATTCAATCTCTCTCTCTCGTCGGTACCGCTTCTCTTGTGAGAAGAACGTGTAAGAAGCCATTACCGCGCTATTATATCTGGCAGCCGTAGAGGCGGGCAACTATGTGCTATCATACTCCCCAAATAGTAATAGACCTATCGAACGCTGGCGCGACGAGAAAGAGAAAGAGCAATGGATCAGGAACGCATTCAGCATGCCATTCGAGATGCGGGTTTCGATGGCTGGCTTTTTTATGACTTCCGCAAGTCGAACCTGCTGGCGTACCGGGTGCTGGGGCTGGATGAGGGCGGCTTCTATAGCCGCCGCTGGTATTATTTCATTCCCGCACAGGGGGAGCCAACCGCGCTTATTAGCTCGGTTGAGCCGCATGTGCTGCGCGAACTGCCGGGGCGACGGTGCGTCTTCCGCTCCTGGCAAGAGCTTGGCGCTCTGCTTGCCGAGACCTTGCAGGGAGCGCGGCGGCTGGCGATGGAATACTCGCCGATGAACGCGATCCCCACGATGGCGCGCGTGGATGGCGGCACGCTGGAGTTGATTCGCTCGCTTGATAAAGAGATGGTGAGTTCAGCCAATCTGGTGCAGCAGTTTGTGGCCGTCTTGAGCGCGGCGCAGATGGAGATGCACCGCGAGGCTGGCCGCCGCTTGATTGCCATCAAGGATGATTTGCTGCGCTCGATTGCCCAGCAGGTGCGCGCTGGCGCTGCGCTCACCGAATACGGTGTGCAGCAGGATTTTGTGGCGCGCATTCAGGCCGCAGGCATCGTTACAGATGGCGCGCCGATTGTGGCGGTGAACGAACACGCCGGAGATCCACATTATGGGCCATCCGCTGACGCGCCTACGCCGATTCGTGAGGGCGATTTGCTCCTGCTGGATTTCTGGGGGCATCTCCCGCAGCCAGGCGCGATCTTTGCTGACTATACCTGGACGGTCTTTGTCGGCGCGCGCGTGCCGGAAAAGCAGCGGCAGATTTTCGATCTGGTGCGCCGGGCGCGCGATCATGGCATCAGTTTCTTGCGCGAGCGCGTGGAGCAGGGGCAACAGGTGGAGGGCTGGGAGGTCGATCAGGCGGTACGGGATCTGATGACGGCTGAGGGCTATGGCGATTATTTCGTGCATCGCACCGGCCACAGTATTACGACGGTAGAGCATGGCGACGGCGCGAACCTGGATAATCTAGAGACGCACGACGAGCGCCTGGTTCTGCCAGGGACGTGCTGCTCGATAGAACCAGGCATTTATCTACCAGAGTTTGGCGTGCGCAGCGAGGTCAATGTGCTGGTCTATGCCAACAGCATCGAAGTGACAGGCGTCCCCATGCAGGAGGCGCTTATCCCCATCCTGGCGTAGCCCAGTATGTTACTTTCTCAGTTGATCGTACTCAGCATGGCTACCAATCCAGAACCAGACCCAAGCGTCCTCTTCCTGACGAGCAACGGCGCGGTAATGAATACCAATCCGCGCCGAATAACATAGACCCATCTTTGTCTGCACGCGCTCAAAGTTCA
This is a stretch of genomic DNA from Ktedonobacterales bacterium. It encodes these proteins:
- a CDS encoding recombinase family protein produces the protein MERPQLIRLLEAAKRREFDVLVVTEVRAISRRQVEVFIIYDLLQKYGVRLETTKERFEDDAMGRLILGLRAAYAEIEREQSYMRMQRGRRDRVEIGKAPNGHSKCAYGYVFVDTEREVKGRYELNNAIVHVDASGKAWTEWRVAQHIFDLLQSGESLVKVAVALNDLGIPTPMRKTRKGEIGKWLPGSIALIANNPIYMGEVYANRYKFVRNPRSGRMESKPRPRDEWIRLPEGTAPPLIDRCQFEAVQQQLVINRQESLRNNPHPREELGLLRAGYVFCGVCNRRMFVVYPAGGTKQQTNNPPRYSCHWDRGFLSTQGRHRTQIHVSIVDEMVRTRIREAVQNTDWVRFRIAELRKTQKPIVFTEDIEQTLENVRRSMKNLYSLAERATDDETLATLTERMNELEKQKRDLEGILYSVQDQEEENAKLEAEIVKFEQWAANVRPLLTDPSYIPTYIELRLAVRILGIKAVVYPTKGEWPFRYQIDVTVPEIMRQLHCIIADGCAYLTLLSPGCA
- a CDS encoding Xaa-Pro peptidase family protein, which translates into the protein MDQERIQHAIRDAGFDGWLFYDFRKSNLLAYRVLGLDEGGFYSRRWYYFIPAQGEPTALISSVEPHVLRELPGRRCVFRSWQELGALLAETLQGARRLAMEYSPMNAIPTMARVDGGTLELIRSLDKEMVSSANLVQQFVAVLSAAQMEMHREAGRRLIAIKDDLLRSIAQQVRAGAALTEYGVQQDFVARIQAAGIVTDGAPIVAVNEHAGDPHYGPSADAPTPIREGDLLLLDFWGHLPQPGAIFADYTWTVFVGARVPEKQRQIFDLVRRARDHGISFLRERVEQGQQVEGWEVDQAVRDLMTAEGYGDYFVHRTGHSITTVEHGDGANLDNLETHDERLVLPGTCCSIEPGIYLPEFGVRSEVNVLVYANSIEVTGVPMQEALIPILA